In Rhodothermales bacterium, the sequence CGTAGTGCCTTTATCCACCACGCTGCGCACCCCGAGCGGACTGCCGTGAAGTTCGAAGATTTTCTGGGCGATGGCGAGCCCGAGGCCGGCGCCGCCGTTCTCCTCCGGCGCGCGGCTTTTTTCGACCCGGTAGAAGCGGTCGAACACCCTCGGCAGGTCCTCGGCGGGGATGCCGGAGCCTGTGTCGGCGATCTCGACCTGCACGAAGCCGGCGTCGTTTGTCGGGACGATACGGACGGACCCGCCGGCGGGGGTGTGGCGCAGCGCGTTGTCGATGAGGTTCGAGATGGCGCGCTCGACGAGACCGATATCCGCGTAAACGAGCGGCAGCGGGGTGGCGACATCGACCGTGAGGCGGATATTTTTGCGCTCCGCGATGGGGCGGAAGTGCATCGCGAGGTCCTGCGCCAACTCGGCGATCGAAAATGGCTCGATCTGCGGCTCGATCTGCCGGGCGTCAAGTTTCGAGAGTTCGAACAGCGACTCGATCAACACCCCCAGCCGGCGGGTGTTTTTGAGCCCCACCTCCAGGTACGCCTTGCGTTCGTCGGCGGACAGGGATGGGTCCTTGATCAGGATCGTTTCGAGGTACCCCTGGATGGAGGCGAGCGGACTCCGGAGGTCGTGCGACACGTTCGCGATCAGCTCGCGCCGGAGGCGGTCCGCCTGCTTCAACTGGTCGATGTTCGCGACGATGGTATCCGCCATCTGGTTAAACGCTACTCCCAGATCGCCCAGCTCATCGGGCTCGCCAGGTTGGATGCGGC encodes:
- a CDS encoding HAMP domain-containing sensor histidine kinase, with the translated sequence MHSFYAKLSAIFLLLMLTVVVIVSILGFRAALQLDVETDQKLNRTLASNLAVLFQPWLIDNIDDKMIRMEIDNLKGINRRIDIYLMGSNGMIKAHYVPEDQALMMPTVDLAPLDAYLAGAELPLLGDDPLRAGRKKPFSVAPIVIMGEEGCYLYVILGGERYETLANMLTNSYIMRTAALGIGLTLLVTAVIGMLLFALLTKRLRRMREAVHAFEGGNLQRRIQPGEPDELGDLGVAFNQMADTIVANIDQLKQADRLRRELIANVSHDLRSPLASIQGYLETILIKDPSLSADERKAYLEVGLKNTRRLGVLIESLFELSKLDARQIEPQIEPFSIAELAQDLAMHFRPIAERKNIRLTVDVATPLPLVYADIGLVERAISNLIDNALRHTPAGGSVRIVPTNDAGFVQVEIADTGSGIPAEDLPRVFDRFYRVEKSRAPEENGGAGLGLAIAQKIFELHGSPLGVRSVVDKGTT